In the genome of Brachypodium distachyon strain Bd21 chromosome 3, Brachypodium_distachyon_v3.0, whole genome shotgun sequence, the window TTCTTACTCCGTCTCACGTTCTGGTATACGGTACGACGTTCGTCGCATGCCGAGGTTTTTACCGACGGTAGTTTTTCAAGGACTGCCTGCCTCGCAGCCGCGTGAGTACAGACTATAGAGGGAGCGAGCGCGGACGGTCTGCGCCGTATCAAAAGCTTCCAGAGAGCCAGGTGAGACGTTCGATCTCGTCCACTCGAGTTCAGATCAGTCATCAGGATTACAGGCATGGCGTCCTGTTTTTGGAACTGCATGCGTGGTATGCGTAGAGCTGTAGACCCTGTGCAAAAATAAGGTACACAACCACACACATGATTTGGAGTCTCGCAGCTTTATGGGCCTCGCTTCCCCTTCGGTTTGGGCCACAAATCTAGAGGAGCTGGCTCGCAGTCTTATGGGCCTCTCCCCTTCGTTTTGGGCCACAAATCTCTGGGCTGCCCAAATCCACCAGTACATGCTCTGGTTTCTGGAAGCCTCGCACGATCTTTGTCCCTTGGTGCTCCCCAGCGGCACACTGGCGTCATCAGATCAGCGTGTGGCCGACGCAGactattcttcttcttcacccaGCCCACCCGGATCCTCAGTTGTACGCGCACCTACCACTCTCACACactctcacacacacaaagCGTGAGATCCGagcgagagaggaagagaggcgATGGCGACAGAGCTGACGGCGGCGCAGCTGCGGGCGTACGACGGGAGCGACGCCTCCAAGCCGATCTACGTCTCCATCCGCGGCAAGGTCTACGACGTCACCACGGGCCGCGGCTTCTACGGCCCCGGGGGCGACTACGCGCTCTTCGCCGGCCGCGAGGCCAGCCGCGCGCTCGCCAAGATGTCCAAGGACAGCGCCGACGTCTCCGGCGACCTCTCGGGCCTCTCCGACAAAGAGCTCGGCGTCCTCGCCGACTGGGAGACCAAGTTCCAGGCCAAGTACCCCGTCGTTGCCAGCCTCAAGTGAAAATCGAGATCGGCCACCAAATGCCTCCACCACACCCTCTCTCCCGCCCGTCAATTAGTACTGTATGGTGTCCTCTGCGGTCAACTCTATCATGCCATGTGTATCTTACTGCTACTCCCTGCCCCTGCGTATGCCGGTGTCGGGGATTCATGTGTGTGCTTGCTTACTGTCTGCCTAATTAGTTATCCGATCATAATAATAATTGAGGGTGTGTTTGGCAACAACTGGTGAATGGAAATACTGGGATCAGTTATAGAGTACTGAAGTTAGTGGTATTGATAATCTCCGATTGGTTCCAACTTTGATTGGTTGTTCTAAGGCTTGACTGAAGTAGTAGCATCCCTGTATGCAAGCAGTCTGCTGAATGTGCCCAGCCTCCCGTGTATAAATCCAATGGTGCTTGTTATAAACAGACTCGTTTTAGTATTATGTTTGGCCTGGCACTTATGTTCTGCAGATACGTTAGTCGATGACATAGTCAGCTCAAATAGTCTCCCAGCTGGTGGTTTTGGGGGGAAAGCATGTCCGTGCAGTGTAGTTGTCTCTGACCGATTGTTGGAATATGATAGCTTTAGAAGGTTTGAGGTTCTTGTTTATTTTTGGTGTTTCAAATGCTTTCGCACTTTGGACAATTCACTGGGATGAACAAGGATTTATTTGCATTCGGTTGTTTATAGTTTAGAGTTTCTGAAGGCCTCTGCAGCCAATAATTATTTGAACATAGGTACTACTGTACCTGTGCTAGGCACCATTCTGACCACTGGATGAATAAGTCAT includes:
- the LOC100825612 gene encoding probable steroid-binding protein 3, with the translated sequence MATELTAAQLRAYDGSDASKPIYVSIRGKVYDVTTGRGFYGPGGDYALFAGREASRALAKMSKDSADVSGDLSGLSDKELGVLADWETKFQAKYPVVASLK